One Fusarium poae strain DAOMC 252244 chromosome 4, whole genome shotgun sequence DNA window includes the following coding sequences:
- a CDS encoding hypothetical protein (BUSCO:4005at5125), with protein sequence MSTSRSEHLTLGYASQSGSQPRSGSPSSSNSPIDPLPPSRSPFGLSGGLNPSNKMAGNSRSGAGSPSHDIPGASRLFSKRPVLPHRAREIQAQEGVSGMPLWGGPPTSGNSTPLRENIPESPTDGFPDFAQLPTPDSMPQTRRARAGTVPSRFSPGGAANGIPGIPGLAAKTNRPTPTQSPFKSPSPNSDGQENPSNSSTLLSRLRAGSMPQRSQFAPIPGTNSPFGPSIFSSWNPTGVGRERASTLASIASVGSNGPSSPAQSQFSKEGGGESDVHMRTLDYLGLAETPQPPRAQLATPYLANLDFTKQASRFRSYSVNNKDKYADDEDDYETDMPLDPQYVAALQDQLAATNAAIHNHNLAVQAFANQASANRPRARTAGVLDTPGSRLMRTYVSGSSGLSNPVASAEIRLQDDKDYDDLPQAVAGINLGRSNSRNAGLLSADEQGLEGPTSALWLGSIPTSTTTSTLIEMFKSHGPILSARVLTHKNCGFVNFERVESAISAKASMNSKEIFPGAGPIRINFAKPPSASNTPGHDGVFPSPSPDPFAKGQDSAQGTNATTPAGETPSASASTNAAPKAPSLREMTPDILDIVKQFGATEEDRFRISRNLQSAIQFNSFVEEIPPIREPAHTRVHDAPKLRDIRKRIDNQSLSQAEIENIAVDMLPEIAELSSDYLGNTVVQKLFEHCSDQLRDAMLSEIAPHLAEIGVHKNGTWAAQKIIDVCKTPAQMSLIVEHIRPYTIPLFLDQYGNYVLQGCLKFGAPYNDFIFETMLARMWEVAQGRYGARAMRACLESHHSTKDQQRMLAAAIALNSVQLATNANGALLLTWFLDTCTFPQRRTVLSPQLVPYLVHLCTHKVAYLTVLKVINQKAEADARDAILQALFFTPNDQVLEAILKDHQCGATLIFKVLTTPFFDESIRNQVVENVKNVLVRIKAQPNQGYKRLMDEVGLSTRSAGNNRDASTHAEQRQRPSSRQANSNGHHPNSAHSNKPFYNSMNQPANPPGFDMPYSGQRNEPADNGVSAFPQFNQGMMYNTPSGPMPANMQPMQYQQMMNRGPPPMNYNYPPMQAGYGGFNGPNPSVDQYRQQNMPNGSPIQPPVSQMPQMPAGQTPFAPPGFGMGMGNYGYGNMGGMPNMGYMQQEQGNPRRGRR encoded by the exons TTCGCGATCCGGGGCTGGTTCTCCGTCGCACGACATCCCTGGTGCTAGCCGCCTGTTCTCCAAGAG GCCTGTCCTACCCCACAGAGCTCGTGAGATTCAGGCTCAGGAAGGTGTATCAGGTATGCCTCTTTGGGGTGGTCCTCCTACGAGCGGCAACTCCACGCCGCTGCGCGAGAACATTCCCGAGTCCCCAACCGATGGGTTCCCCGATTTTGCTCAGCTTCCCACGCCGGACTCGATGCCTCAGACTAGGCGTGCTCGCGCAGGCACAGTGCCCTCTCGGTTCTCTCCTGGGGGCGCGGCTAACGGCATCCCTGGCATCCCTGGCTTAGCTGCCAAGACCAACAGGCCCACGCCAACTCAGAGTCCTTTCAAATCGCCTTCTCCCAATTCTGACGGTCAGGAGAACCCTTCCAACAGCTCGACTCTCCTTTCACGTCTCCGCGCTGGTTCCATGCCCCAGAGGAGCCAGTTTGCCCCGATTCCTGGAACCAATTCGCCCTTTGGACCTTCGATCTTTAGCAGCTGGAACCCCACAGGCGTTGGCCGTGAGAGAGCGTCTACCCTGGCAAGCATCGCCAGTGTTGGCTCAAATGGCCCCAGCTCTCCTGCTCAGTCTCAGTTCTCCAAGGAAGGAGGCGGTGAGTCAGATGTCCATATGAGAACTCTGGATTATCTTGGTCTCGCCGAGACTCCACAACCTCCCCGCGCACAGCTCGCCACTCCTTACTTGGCCAATCTCGACTTCACTAAGCAGGCCAGTCGATTTCGATCTTATTCGGTTAACAACAAGGACAAATatgccgatgatgaggacgattACGAAACTGACATGCCCCTGGACCCTCAATATGTTGCGGCTCTTCAAGATCAGCTAGCAGCTACCAACGCTGCCATTCACAACCACAACCTTGCTGTTCAGGCCTTTGCCAATCAGGCCTCAGCTAACCGACCCCGTGCCCGCACTGCTGGTGTTTTGGATACCCCTGGAAGTCGATTGATGAGAACATACGTGTCTGGCAGCTCTGGCCTTTCCAACCCTGTTGCCTCAGCTGAAATTCgccttcaagacgacaaagATTATGACGATCTTCCCCAAGCTGTTGCCGGAATCAATCTCGGTAGATCCAACAGCCGCAATGCAGGTCTCCTCAGCGCTGATGAACAGGGCCTTGAGGGTCCTACCAGTGCACTTTGGCTGGGCAGTATTCCTACGTCCACCACTACATCGACTCTGATCGAGATGTTCAAGTCTCATGGTCCTATCCTCTCGGCCCGTGTGCTCACCCACAAGAACTGCGGTTTTGTTAACTTCGAGAGGGTTGAGAGCGCCATCTCTGCCAAAGCAAGCATGAACAGCAAGGAAATCTTCCCCGGTGCTGGCCCCATCCGCATCAACTTTGCCAAGCCGCCCTCTGCGTCCAACACTCCTGGCCATGATGGAGTTTTCCCCTCTCCCAGCCCTGATCCGTTCGCTAAGGGACAGGACAGCGCACAGGGAACAAATGCTACCACGCCTGCTGGCGAAACTCCTTCTGCCTCTGCCTCTACGAACGCGGCCCCCAAAGCTCCTTCTCTCCGCGAGATGACTCCGGATATTCTCGATATTGTGAAGCAATTTGGTGCCACGGAAGAGGACAGGTTCAGAATCTCTCGCAACCTTCAGTCCGCCATCCAATTCAACTCATTTGTTGAGGAGATCCCACCTATTCGTGAGCCTGCTCATACCCGGGTTCACGATGCACCCAAACTCCGGGATATCCGTAAGCGGATTGACAATCAGAGCTTGTCTCAAGCTGAGATCGAGAACATTGCCGTCGATATGCTTCCGGAGATTGCCGAGCTCTCGTCCGACTATCTGGGTAACACAGTGGTGCAGAAGCTATTTGAGCACTGTTCCGACCAGCTTCGTGATGCTATGTTGTCCGAGATAGCTCCTCACTTGGCTGAGATTGGTGTTCACAAGAACGGCACTTGGGCGGCCCAGAAAATCATCGATGTCTGCAAGACCCCTGCCCAGATGTCTTTGATCGTTGAACACATTCGCCCTTACACTATTCCGCTCTTCCTGGACCAGTACGGCAACTATGTTCTTCAGGGCTGCCTCAAGTTTGGTGCTCCTTACAATGATTTTATCTTTGAGACCATGCTTGCTCGCATGTGGGAGGTCGCTCAGGGCCGCTACGGTGCTCGTGCTATGAGAGCTTGTCTTGAAAGCCACCATTCCACCAAGGACCAGCAGCGAATGTTGGCTGCCGCCATCGCCCTGAACAGTGTCCAGCTGGCAACCAATGCTAACGGCGCGCTTCTCTTGACTTGGTTCCTAGATACCTGCACTTTCCCTCAGCGTCGGACAGTTTTGTCACCTCAGCTTGTGCCTTACCTAGTTCATCTCTGTACACACAAGGTTGCCTACCTCACTGTGCTGAAGGTCATCAACCAGAAAGCAGAGGCAGACGCCAGAGACGCCATTCTCCAGGCTTTGTTTTTCACGCCCAACGATCAGGTTCTGGAGGCCATTCTGAAAGATCACCAGTGCGGTGCTACTCTCATCTTCAAGGTGCTTACGACCCCCTTCTTCGATGAGTCTATCCGCAATCAAGTTGTTGAGAATGTCAAGAACGTCCTTGTCAGGATCAAAGCTCAGCCCAACCAGGGCTACAAGCGCCTGATGGATGAGGTCGGCTTGTCGACTCGCAGCGCTGGCAATAACCGTGACGCCAGCACACACGCAGAGCAGCGTCAACGTCCATCTTCTAGGCAAGCTAACTCCAACGGCCACCATCCTAATTCTGCACACTCCAACAAGCCTTTCTACAATTCCATGAACCAGCCAGCCAACCCTCCTGGATTTGACATGCCATATAGCGGCCAACGAAACGAGCCTGCAGATAATGGTGTTTCGGCATTCCCTCAGTTCAACCAGGGCATGATGTACAACACACCAAGTGGTCCTATGCCTGCCAACATGCAGCCAATGCAGTATCAGCAGATGATGAATCGCGGACCGCCGCCCATGAACTACAACTACCCTCCCATGCAGGCTGGATATGGTGGCTTCAATGGCCCTAACCCTTCCGTTGATCAGTATCGCCAGCAGAACATGCCTAACGGAAGCCCTATCCAGCCACCTGTTTCGCAGATGCCTCAGATGCCCGCTGGCCAAACCCCGTTCGCCCCTCCCGGATTCGGCATGGGAATGGGCAACTACGGCTACGGAAATATGGGAGGTATGCCCAACATGGGATACATGCAACAGGAGCAGGGTAACCCTAGAAGAGGTCGC AGATGA